A part of Podarcis muralis chromosome 13, rPodMur119.hap1.1, whole genome shotgun sequence genomic DNA contains:
- the LOC114583287 gene encoding olfactory receptor 11G2-like — protein sequence MAWADGSIIHLQMEMANGSTIQEFILVGFGDGQQKRFLLLVFFTTLYILTLAENLMIITLVVLDTHLSRLPMYVLLSNFSWLEVCYVSVTVPRMLFDLASPHGGIIPFHDCLAQFYLFFSLGSTECFFLSVMALDRYLAICHPLRYPQIMSLDSCYALVATCWVLGFLWNVVPVTLISKLSFCGPNIIDNLLCDPGLIMSLACPPLGNVPFICQLSMTSGVLVNILFVVLSYGVVILTLVKASSRGNRRKAFSTISFHLIVVTLFYGSVAAVNLIPRGESQSDLNAAVTLFYTAVTPFLNPLIYCLRNDQVKEALGRLLRNTEKWRSRIVTE from the coding sequence ATGGCATGGGCTGATGGTTCTATTATCCACTTGCAGATGGAGATGGCCAATGGGAGCACCATCCAGGAATTCATTTTGGTGGGCTTTGGAGATGGGCAACAGAAACGTTTCCTGCTTCTCGTCTTTTTCACCACCCTCTACATTCTCACTTTGGCCGAGAACCTCATGATTATCACACTGGTGGTCCTGGACACCCATTTATCCCGGCTTCCCATGTACGTCCTGCTGAGCAACTTCTCCTGGCTGGAAGTGTGTTATGTCAGTGTAACTGTGCCCCGGATGCTCTTTGACCTGGCGTCCCCTCATGGAGGAATCATCCCCTTTCACGATTGTTTGGCTCAGTTCTACCTCTTCTTTTCTCTTGGAAGCACCGAATGCTTCTTCCTCTCAGTCATGGCCTTGGACCGCTACTTGGCCATCTGCCACCCACTGCGCTACCCACAAATCATGTCCCTGGATTCCTGCTATGCCCTGGTGGCTACTTGCTGGGTCCTTGGCTTCCTGTGGAATGTTGTCCCGGTGACCTTGATCTCCAAATTGTCCTTCTGTGGGCCAAACATCATTGATAATCTGCTGTGCGATCCTGGGCTGATTATGTCCCTGGCCTGCCCCCCACtaggaaatgttcctttcatctgTCAGCTTTCTATGACTTCTGGGGTTTTAGTCAATATCTTATTTGTTGTGCTCTCCTATGGTGTTGTGATTCTTACTCTGGTGAAAGCCTCTAGCCGGGGAAATCGTAGGAAGGCTTTCTCCACAATATCATTCCATCTAATTGTGGTGACACTTTTTTACGGGTCAGTAGCAGCCGTCAATTTAATTCCACGTGGAGAAAGCCAGTCAGATCTCAATGCAGCCGTGACGTTGTTCTACACCGCTGTTACTCCCTTTCTCAACCCGCTGATCTACTGCCTGAGGAATGATCAGGTGAAAGAGGCACTGGGACGGTTGTTGAGGAACACAGAGAAATGGCGGAGCAGAATTGTGACAGAGTGA